The window GAGTCTTACGATTCCAAAGTCGCTGGTCTCCGCAAGTGAAAGCCCGCGCATATCGATATTATTATCTGCAAGAGCCTTTGTCATCTCATGAAGACAGCCCGGCCTATTTTCGAGAAAAACAGAAATTTGTTTTACGCTCATAAAATCTCACACTCCTTAAATTTTGCGGTTATCTATGACTCTTACTGCTTTGCCCTCGCTTCTTGCTATAGTCTTAGGAGCAACAAGAGTAACTTTCGCCGTTAATCCTAACATAGAGCGCAGACCTTCGACAAGTTTTGCCTGCCGTTTATTGACCTCGCCGAGATTGTCCGTGAACATTTCCGGAGTCATTTCGACGCGTACATCAAGTGTATCAGTATTATTTACGCGATCAACTATAATTTGATAATTTGCCGGGTAGCCCTGATTGATTAATACAGTTTCAATTTGGCTTGGGAAGACATTAACACCGCGAATTATTAACATGTCGTCGCTGCGTCCCTTAAGTTTTGTCATGCGCACATGAGTACGTCCGCAAGGGCATTTTTCGCGAGTGAGTGAGCAAATATCACGCGTTCTATATCGCAGTAACGGGAATGCTTCTTTATCGAGAGTCGTAAACACAAGCTCGCCGAGACTTCCTTCAGGTAAAACATCGCCGGTTTCAGGATTAATTATTTCAGCGATAAAATAATCTTCGTTGATGTGCATTCCGTGTTGGTCAGAGCATTCAAACGAGACTCCGGGCCCGCAAAGTTCTGTAAGCCCGTAAATGTCATAGGCCTTAATTCCCATAGTTGCCTCAATATCACGGCGCATACTTTCCGACCACGCTTCAGCCCCGAAAATTCCTGCTTTCAATGGTATATCATTCGGGGTCATTCCCATTTCTTTCATGCGTTCACCGATAAAAGCTGCATAACTCGGAGTACAACATAAAATCGTAGCTGATAAATCTTTAATGAACATAATTTGTCTGTCAGTGTTCCCCGATGACGCTGGAATCGTGAGCGAGCCTACTAAATGACTTCCGCCGTTGAGTCCCGGACCTCCTGTGAATAATCCGTAACCGTATGAGACCTGCACAACATCTTCATTTGTTCCGCCTGCTGCTGTGATTGCACGTGCACACATTGTCTC is drawn from Synergistaceae bacterium and contains these coding sequences:
- a CDS encoding phenylacetate--CoA ligase, which produces MERYYQPEIETMPHEKIRELQNERLLKQVKHVWENVPYYRAKMQEKNLTPDDIKSMDDLYKLPFLTKDDLRKAYPYGLMGKPLKDCVRIQSTSGTTGQRVVAFYTQHDLNIWETMCARAITAAGGTNEDVVQVSYGYGLFTGGPGLNGGSHLVGSLTIPASSGNTDRQIMFIKDLSATILCCTPSYAAFIGERMKEMGMTPNDIPLKAGIFGAEAWSESMRRDIEATMGIKAYDIYGLTELCGPGVSFECSDQHGMHINEDYFIAEIINPETGDVLPEGSLGELVFTTLDKEAFPLLRYRTRDICSLTREKCPCGRTHVRMTKLKGRSDDMLIIRGVNVFPSQIETVLINQGYPANYQIIVDRVNNTDTLDVRVEMTPEMFTDNLGEVNKRQAKLVEGLRSMLGLTAKVTLVAPKTIARSEGKAVRVIDNRKI